The sequence below is a genomic window from Aureispira sp. CCB-E.
TCCTCCACTTGCTCGTATAGATGCTTCATTCCCTTTATTTTCATAAATTTCGAGAACATCTTAACAATCCGTTTAATGATTGTCAAATCCATATGCGCTAACTCATCTACTTCAGGGTGTTGCACTTTTACAACTACTTCTTTATCCCCTAACATAGCTCGATGCGCCTGCCCAATAGAAGCTGCCGCTAAAGGGACTTCATCAAAACGAGTAAAGAGTTCATCAATAGGCTTCCCTAGTTCTTTCATAACCGCTCTATTGATCGTTTCAAAAGAATGAGGAGGAACATTATCTTGTAATTGCTCTAACGGTGCTCTAAACTCTTCTGGCAAAACATTGGACAAGGTGGAGATTAATTGACCAGCTTTGATGAATAAACCTTGAAGTTCCAACATCATATCTTTTATGCGTTCAGCATTCTTCCTGTTTTTTTCTCTAATACGAGAATACCAGTACTCCTTTCCTCTAATTTTGGATACTAAATAGAGCCAAAAGTAGCTAAAACCTACTTTAAATGCCATCCAGTATGCTTTTCTGCGCCTTGTACTTGCCTTATGCATATATTTTGTTAGAATTGTTTTCTATTGGGTATAAGTAGTTGTTCTCTAATAAATAAACATTGATTGAATTTAGCTTTATTGGGGCGTTTTCCCCTAAATGTGTTGCTATTTCAGCGTATTGTTATTTATTACGAGTAGTAACTTTTAAGTAGAACTATAAACTTGTAAATGTATTTGGAAATTGTTGTATTTAGACTAAAACAACAAAGCTTAGCCTATCACATGATTATAGAACAGCCAAAAACACATTTTGTTCAGCTAACCCAACTATTTTTCATAATTTGGCAACGTAATTCTTATGTAGTAGTAAAAAGTCTACTAATGGCTATACTTTTCTATATCTGATAAAATTGAATAGAGTTCTTCTTACTAGTCGTAAAAAAGATTAATACGATTTCCCAATGGAGTAATAATAGAGACAACACCTACCTTAATTCTAATATTTTCTAATTCGTCAAACAATGCCTTTTATTCAAAAAATAGCGTTTACTTTACTTTTTTGAAGTACATTAAATTTACAGCTGGCCAAGAATTATAATAAAAACCTAATACCTTTCCGTCTTTGACATCATAGTACATCCGAGTTTGTTTTCCTCCTTTTTTGTATCCCAAACTAATGCCGTCCAATTGCGTTAATTCTTTCCGTTTTTTTCCTTCCTTAAAAAGCTTTGTATCTCTTTTCCACAACCATTTTCGTCTCTTGTATTGGTCTAGAGTTGGCAACAAATCCAATGTCATTTCTGCTCCAGCTTCATTGACATAAGTTCCTGCAAACTGCTCTCCAAAATCTAAGGATGCGTCTGTTAAGTCTGTACGTCCATGCGCCAACAAAACAGACAACCTTCCCAATAAAAGAGACCAATGGTTCTTTTCTTCTGCTCCTGTTCGCACCATGATAATGTTATCTTTAGGAGCGACAAAAATATATTGACCATTGTACCCTGCTGCCCAGTATTGATCGTTGTTTTCAAATCCTAATTCCTCATATCCATTCCGCCAGTAGCAATTAGAGTATCCAAACCAACGATTCATATCTCGATGTTTTAATTCATCTACAAACCACTTGGGTACAATCTGCTGCCCCTCCCAAACACCATCGTTTAACATCAATTTTCCAAAACGAGCCATATCAGGCGCCGCCAATGCCATTCCACCAAATGTTCTTGGGTTTCGATGTTTTTTACTATCTAGCGTAACCATTGCATCGTACTGCATTCCCACGGGTCGCCATATTTTTGCTTCCAAATAGCTTGCTAAGCTTTGTCCGATTGCCTCTTCTAAACAAACACCCAAAATTTGAGTTGACAAAGACTTATACGCAAAACGAGTGTTCGGTTCATATTTTGCCTTGGCAGCCCGATTGATAAAACGCTTTTGGTTGCCAGTATAATACAATCCTCCCAAACGCAACACATTGTCAAAGTCATGCCAATTTAGTCCCGAAACCATTCCCATTAAATGACGTAGTGTTATGTTCTTTCGAGCATCGTCTCCAAATTCTGGAATAAAATCAGCAACTTTTTGATCCAAAGATAACAAGCCTTCTTCTGCTGCAATTGCTGCCAAGGTGGCTGTAATAGCTTTGGTAACAGAAAATACAACTTTGGGTTTGTTTTTGGCGCCACCATTCAGATATCGTTCATACAATACCGAATCATTTTTGATGATAATAAGCGCTGTGGTTTTTGACTTTTCTAAAAAAGCATCAAAATTATTCGTTTCTAGGTTTTCTTCCGTGGGTATCCACTGCTCCATTGGTGGGATGTTAGCGGGGGAATTGGCATTAATAAACAAAGGCTTCTTTGGCAGCATTGCTTCCATAGATGATGTCGCCCAATCGTTCATAGCCGACCCTGATATGGTATCACAAGCAAATACTTTATGATGGTCTTCTATGCTAGGTTTAAAGAATACAACAATTTTGGTTAAAGTGCAACTGGATAAAGAGCAAACCATTGATAAACAAACAATGATTTGTAGTAAAGATTTGATCATAATAAAATATGCGAGGGATTATTTTTTTAATGCTCTAAAAAGGAAGCTTTCTTTTGAGAGACTCGCAATATACAAAAAATCAAAGCGATATGCAATAGATATTTAAAAATTGCCATAGACTTTAACGCTATCCAACGGCAATAGATCCTCAAAACATCTCGTAGTAACACAATGTGGGGAAAATCGTTTATAGAAGTATTTTAGTGCTCTGATACCCGTAATAAATTGGGATCTTTTAACTGGTACAAAGCTACCTCTGGGCTTTCATAGATTATTTCTATACTTGCTGGATGCTTTTTCTCGTAACAATCTTTGATACAACGAGGCAAATCATCGTAAGAAAAATTCGACATATAACGAGTCGCACCATTCACCAATACATATACTGTTTTTTCGGGTGAAAATGTTAGCTCAGGTAAGTCTGAATAATCATAGAACTGAACAGGCCCCTCTTCGTTATATTCTAATAAATATTGCCCCATGTGTTTTTGTATAACATTCGTAAGAACAATTGTTGGTTCTTTCTTATCTTTTAAATACGCATAAATTACTGCTCGTTGTTCTACATAAGAATGTTTATTGGCTGTTTGCATAGAAGAAATAATAGGCATTAGCGCCACTGTTCCCATCCCTAGTAGAAAGCCACTTACAATAATCGTTCGATTGGGTAAGATAATACGCAAAAGCACCAGTACCATTATTCCTAAATAAGCCCATTCAAAGTTTCCAATTGCCTTGTATTTTGCTAATAAAAAAACAAGTATGGAAACAATTAAAAATGCAAATTTTCTTTCTTTTTTTTGTGCAAAATGGTACAAGGCAGGTGCCGCGACAACTGCTGCAATTGGTACTAAAAACAAAAAATGGCGGATATCAGGACAAATTGGCAAATACGCTTTGTAAGACGTTGTCATAAAATTAGATGACAGCAGCGACAGCACTAAAATCAAGGCCCAGTACGATTGTTCGTTTTTAAAGGTGATGAAGTCACGAAAACGATGGCTAAAAATGGCAGGCAACGCCAACATAAGACTAATCATCATTCCTGTTCTAAGAAATTTCTCGATCATCTCATAACCAATTCGATGCAACAATACCCCCCAAGGTTGTATGGCATAATTGCAAAAAGCAAACGAACGCCCTTCTCCCAAATTATCATCTAAACCTGCCTCAACAGCATGAAATCTTGCAAGCGGGTCTCCTGTCAACAAGTAGATAACGAATAAATATAAAATACCCATTGCCGTACAACAAAAAGCCGTATACAACCAAAACTTATAGTGCCGTTTTAGCACGACATCTATTAATAACAAAATAAAAAAGACAGGAAATAAAAGCAGAACGGACTGCTTGGTGATGTATGCCCAAATTAACACCAAGGATAATATTAAGGCATGTTTAAATGGGGTGGTCTGTTGTTTAAAATGATGATGCCAAATTAAAGCAAATGCAGCAAACGTGGCTAAGGCTACCGATGTATCGGGCATGATTTTATCGGAATAGTACATTGTCCAATTATCCAACACATAAATCAATGCTGCTATTACTCCTACCAGTCGTACTTCTTTTTGAAGTACCTTAAAAATTAGTAATACCGTTAATAATAACACCAAAGAAGCAGGGATAGCTGAAACCGTATCATTAACACCAAATAGAGCATAGAAAAAACCTGTCAAGCTAATAAATCCCCAACGATAAGAAAAAAAGTCTTCGTTTAAAAAAAACAATTGTCCATCTGCCCATTTCTTGCCATAATAACCATAGCCCATAATGTCATCAAACCCATAATGACCAAAATATCCACCATAATGATGGACAAATAAAAAGGCTATAATACCTAAAAAAGTATATAGCCTAATGTCTTTATATAAGTTTTTTTCCTTCATCTAAACCAAGACTAATTCCTTTAGTTTAGTTATGATAGAATCTATGGATTCCTTGGTTGTAGGAGTTGCTGGTACTAATGGCAATCGCAATTCTTCTTCACAAATACCCAATTGATGCAAGACATATTTTATTCCCGCTGGATTGCCATCCACAAACAACAAATCTACCAATTGCATAAATGAATAATGCAAGTTTCTAGCCTTTAGAAAGTCTCCAGCCAAACCTGCTCTAACCATATCTGAATATCCTTGAGGATACGCATTTCCAATAACGGAAATCAAGCCATCCATTCCACAAGCCAACATAGGTAATGTCAAGTTATCATCTCCTGACAAAACAGAGAAGTTCGCTGGTTTTGCACCATTGACAATTTCCATGCACTGCGCTAAATTGCCTGAAGCTTCTTTGATTGCGACAAATTTATCGCTTGCATTTG
It includes:
- a CDS encoding serine hydrolase produces the protein MIKSLLQIIVCLSMVCSLSSCTLTKIVVFFKPSIEDHHKVFACDTISGSAMNDWATSSMEAMLPKKPLFINANSPANIPPMEQWIPTEENLETNNFDAFLEKSKTTALIIIKNDSVLYERYLNGGAKNKPKVVFSVTKAITATLAAIAAEEGLLSLDQKVADFIPEFGDDARKNITLRHLMGMVSGLNWHDFDNVLRLGGLYYTGNQKRFINRAAKAKYEPNTRFAYKSLSTQILGVCLEEAIGQSLASYLEAKIWRPVGMQYDAMVTLDSKKHRNPRTFGGMALAAPDMARFGKLMLNDGVWEGQQIVPKWFVDELKHRDMNRWFGYSNCYWRNGYEELGFENNDQYWAAGYNGQYIFVAPKDNIIMVRTGAEEKNHWSLLLGRLSVLLAHGRTDLTDASLDFGEQFAGTYVNEAGAEMTLDLLPTLDQYKRRKWLWKRDTKLFKEGKKRKELTQLDGISLGYKKGGKQTRMYYDVKDGKVLGFYYNSWPAVNLMYFKKVK